A part of Agromyces protaetiae genomic DNA contains:
- a CDS encoding MarR family winged helix-turn-helix transcriptional regulator, which produces MVADRNRTVAAWESLFRAQVTVMRALAAEFPSETISLNEYDVLFNITRAPGRRLRLKDLNRAVLLTQPSVSRLVDRLASRGLLEKTDDPADGRGTIVAITAEGFQLFREVAFHHIDAISRHVGGALDDEELAQLTVLCDRLRVRVGDEKSDEKSTAQAGAREERRAVGE; this is translated from the coding sequence ATGGTGGCAGATCGCAATCGCACGGTCGCAGCTTGGGAGTCGTTGTTCCGCGCGCAGGTCACCGTGATGCGCGCCCTCGCCGCCGAGTTCCCGTCCGAGACGATCTCGCTCAACGAGTACGACGTCCTCTTCAACATCACGCGCGCGCCCGGTCGCCGACTCCGCTTGAAGGACCTCAACCGCGCGGTGCTCCTCACTCAGCCGAGCGTCAGCCGACTCGTCGACCGCCTCGCGTCGCGAGGCCTCCTCGAGAAGACGGATGACCCGGCCGACGGCCGCGGCACGATCGTCGCGATCACCGCCGAGGGCTTCCAACTGTTCCGCGAGGTCGCGTTCCACCACATCGATGCGATCTCGCGCCACGTCGGCGGCGCCCTCGACGACGAAGAGCTGGCCCAGCTCACCGTCCTGTGCGACCGCCTGCGCGTGCGCGTCGGCGACGAGAAGAGCGACGAGAAGAGCACGGCGCAGGCCGGCGCCCGAGAAGAACGGCGAGCGGTCGGCGAATAG
- a CDS encoding GNAT family N-acetyltransferase, with translation MTDDASQRPAESATGDPDVVRIDARSRYVIRVDGVTAGFSAFEEEPGRVVFTHTVVKPEFEGMGIGSRLAKAALDDVVARGLVIVPVCPFIHAYLRRHSEYAASVVEPRF, from the coding sequence ATGACCGACGACGCATCGCAGCGGCCGGCCGAGAGCGCGACGGGCGATCCCGACGTCGTCCGCATCGACGCGCGTTCCCGGTACGTGATCCGGGTCGACGGCGTGACCGCCGGGTTCTCGGCGTTCGAGGAGGAGCCGGGTCGCGTGGTCTTCACGCACACGGTCGTGAAGCCCGAGTTCGAGGGGATGGGCATCGGCAGCCGGCTCGCGAAGGCTGCGCTCGACGACGTGGTCGCGCGAGGCCTCGTGATCGTGCCCGTGTGTCCGTTCATCCACGCGTATCTCCGGCGCCACTCCGAATACGCCGCCTCGGTCGTCGAGCCGCGATTCTGA
- a CDS encoding LuxR C-terminal-related transcriptional regulator — protein sequence MAIMLALYGGNPAVPSSMLDTAGAIEAGRRAFAASDWTKAYEQLASARAEAALGVDDLALLTRAAWVVGRIPECLDLSEDVFRGYVDEDRPSDAAMTALRLALGWFTRGDMSAASGWLGRARRILAERDDLASDPARGYLAYLDGLAALESTRLPDDGDLHRLAELAAALRDPALESLSLALSGLVALRTGDTTRGFALLDEAMLPVVAGRVPVEWAGDVYCTVIHICHELADFRRMSEWTSATERWCRPLASEAFYGGICRVHRLELRSARGEWEAIEEQLAAESERLLAFNGWVAGAGYYQLGEIRRMRGDGDAANAAYASARAVGVDPQPGAALLLLEAGQVEQAWAAAIAALEGRDRIARARLLRAGVEIGLAAGRVDEAEALCRELRAAAADYDSRGFAAWASHAEGMVAVARGRPAEALEPLADAAAAFRRGAQPYETASVLAWIARAHALAGSPELASRAHAEARDILNQLGVERPDDPDRAAATRPNATATATAARGDVSGIAPDIAPLTAREAEVLEQVARGASNRDVAAALFISEKTVGRHLANVYAKLGVGSRTAAAAWWRDRLHGSP from the coding sequence ATGGCGATCATGCTCGCGCTCTACGGCGGAAACCCCGCGGTACCATCGAGCATGCTCGACACGGCGGGCGCGATCGAAGCCGGACGTCGCGCGTTCGCCGCGTCCGACTGGACGAAGGCGTACGAGCAACTGGCGTCGGCACGAGCTGAAGCCGCGCTCGGCGTCGACGACCTCGCCCTGCTCACGCGCGCGGCGTGGGTCGTCGGTCGGATTCCCGAATGCCTCGACCTCTCCGAGGACGTCTTCCGCGGATACGTCGACGAGGATCGTCCGAGCGACGCGGCCATGACCGCCCTGCGCCTTGCGCTCGGCTGGTTCACGCGCGGCGACATGTCGGCCGCATCCGGATGGCTCGGACGGGCGCGACGCATCCTCGCCGAACGCGACGACCTCGCCTCCGACCCTGCTCGCGGATACCTCGCCTACCTCGACGGACTCGCCGCACTCGAGTCGACACGATTGCCCGACGACGGCGACCTGCACCGGCTCGCGGAACTCGCGGCGGCGCTCCGCGATCCCGCGCTCGAATCGCTCTCCCTCGCGCTCTCGGGGCTCGTTGCGCTCCGTACCGGGGACACCACGCGTGGGTTCGCGCTCCTCGATGAGGCCATGCTGCCCGTCGTCGCAGGTCGAGTGCCCGTCGAGTGGGCGGGCGACGTGTACTGCACGGTCATTCACATCTGCCATGAGCTCGCCGACTTCCGCCGCATGTCCGAGTGGACGAGCGCCACCGAACGATGGTGCCGGCCGCTCGCGAGCGAGGCGTTCTACGGCGGGATCTGCCGTGTGCATCGACTCGAACTCCGGAGTGCACGCGGCGAGTGGGAGGCGATCGAAGAACAGCTCGCAGCCGAGAGCGAGCGACTGCTCGCGTTCAACGGCTGGGTCGCGGGCGCGGGCTACTACCAACTCGGAGAGATCCGCCGGATGCGCGGCGACGGGGATGCCGCGAACGCGGCCTACGCCTCGGCGCGCGCCGTCGGGGTCGACCCCCAGCCGGGCGCCGCGCTGTTGCTCCTCGAAGCCGGACAGGTCGAACAGGCGTGGGCAGCGGCGATCGCCGCACTCGAGGGACGCGACCGCATCGCGCGCGCCCGCCTCCTGCGGGCGGGCGTCGAGATCGGACTCGCAGCGGGACGCGTGGACGAGGCCGAAGCGCTCTGCCGTGAACTGCGCGCCGCTGCCGCCGACTACGACAGTCGAGGGTTCGCGGCGTGGGCCTCGCACGCGGAGGGGATGGTTGCGGTCGCGCGGGGGCGGCCCGCGGAGGCGCTCGAGCCGCTCGCCGACGCGGCGGCGGCATTCCGGCGAGGCGCGCAGCCGTACGAGACCGCGTCGGTCCTGGCCTGGATCGCGCGGGCGCATGCGCTCGCCGGCTCGCCCGAACTCGCCTCGCGGGCGCACGCGGAGGCGCGGGACATCCTGAATCAGCTCGGCGTCGAGCGACCCGACGACCCCGACCGCGCCGCCGCGACGCGGCCGAACGCGACCGCGACCGCGACTGCGGCGCGCGGCGACGTTTCGGGCATCGCTCCCGACATCGCGCCGCTGACCGCGCGCGAGGCCGAAGTGCTCGAGCAGGTCGCGCGCGGCGCGAGCAATCGCGACGTCGCCGCCGCGCTCTTCATCAGCGAGAAGACCGTCGGCCGCCACCTCGCGAACGTGTACGCGAAGCTCGGCGTCGGCTCGCGCACGGCCGCCGCGGCATGGTGGCGCGACCGGCTGCACGGTTCGCCGTAG
- a CDS encoding glutamine amidotransferase-related protein: MTGPTRTALVLRHDPSIGLGNLEPTLVARGYEVMTVDTPTTDVSALDALAPDVVIVLGGEEAAYETDRHPYLADEIALLRARIDAEAPVFGVCLGAQLLASTLGARVYKGARKEVGWLEVTPTAAGADSPVRHFAGVPAVQWHGDHYELPDGVELLASSPQYPNQAYRRGDWLLAVQFHPEVDDAIHEDWLAAWGDELPEYGTTAEQLRAERASYGPRAGEASAVLLGEWLDGVEARRAAA; encoded by the coding sequence GTGACGGGTCCGACCCGCACCGCCCTCGTGCTCCGGCACGACCCGTCGATCGGCCTCGGCAACCTCGAGCCCACGCTCGTCGCGCGCGGCTACGAGGTCATGACGGTCGACACCCCCACGACGGATGTCTCGGCGCTCGACGCGCTCGCGCCCGACGTCGTCATCGTGCTCGGCGGCGAAGAGGCGGCCTACGAGACCGACCGCCACCCCTACCTCGCCGACGAGATCGCGCTCCTTCGCGCCCGCATCGACGCCGAAGCCCCCGTCTTCGGCGTGTGCCTCGGGGCGCAGCTGCTCGCGTCGACCCTCGGCGCACGCGTCTACAAGGGCGCTCGCAAAGAGGTCGGCTGGCTCGAGGTCACGCCGACCGCGGCCGGCGCCGACTCGCCGGTGCGGCACTTCGCCGGGGTGCCGGCCGTCCAGTGGCACGGCGACCACTACGAGTTGCCCGATGGCGTCGAGCTCCTCGCGTCGAGCCCGCAGTACCCGAACCAGGCGTACCGCCGCGGCGACTGGCTGCTCGCGGTGCAGTTCCACCCCGAGGTCGACGACGCCATCCACGAGGACTGGCTCGCCGCCTGGGGCGACGAGCTGCCCGAGTACGGCACGACGGCCGAGCAGCTGCGCGCGGAGCGCGCGTCGTACGGACCGCGTGCGGGCGAGGCATCCGCAGTTCTTCTCGGCGAGTGGCTCGACGGCGTCGAAGCGCGCCGCGCCGCGGCCTGA
- the upp gene encoding uracil phosphoribosyltransferase, which yields MRVHVADHPLITHKLTVLRDENTPSPLFRSLVEELMTLLAYEGTRNVRVEPVEIQTPVATTTGVRISDPKPLIVPILRAGLGMLEGMVKLLPSAEVGFLGMARDEETLEPTTYAERLPDDLSNRQCFVLDPMLATGGSLSAAIEFLLKRGATDVTAICILAAPEGLKAVEEALHGLDVTIVLGAVDERLNEHGFIVPGLGDAGDRLYGTV from the coding sequence ATGCGAGTCCACGTTGCGGATCACCCGCTCATCACCCACAAGCTGACGGTGCTCCGCGACGAGAACACGCCTTCGCCGCTGTTCCGCTCGCTCGTCGAAGAGCTCATGACGCTCCTCGCGTACGAGGGCACGCGCAATGTGCGCGTCGAGCCGGTCGAGATCCAGACGCCGGTCGCGACGACGACCGGTGTGCGCATCTCCGATCCGAAGCCGCTCATCGTGCCGATCCTGCGCGCGGGGCTCGGCATGCTCGAGGGCATGGTCAAGCTGCTGCCGAGCGCCGAGGTCGGCTTCCTCGGCATGGCGCGCGACGAAGAGACGCTCGAGCCGACGACGTATGCCGAGCGGCTGCCCGACGATCTCAGCAACCGGCAGTGCTTCGTGCTCGACCCCATGCTCGCGACGGGTGGGTCGCTGTCGGCCGCGATCGAGTTCCTCCTGAAGCGCGGGGCGACCGATGTGACGGCGATCTGCATCCTCGCGGCGCCCGAGGGCTTGAAGGCCGTCGAAGAGGCCCTGCACGGGCTCGACGTGACGATCGTGCTGGGCGCGGTCGACGAGCGGCTCAACGAGCACGGCTTCATCGTGCCCGGGCTCGGCGACGCCGGCGACCGTCTGTACGGCACCGTCTGA
- a CDS encoding class I SAM-dependent methyltransferase: MSLTIDPRPTARAAGPTADEFAERALGALAGWAESMAMHLGVRLGWYAELAAHGPSTADELANRTHTSARYAREWLEQQAVTGVLSVAEPAEGAGTRDVGAAGRRFAIAPGVAEALTDERSLAYIGPLPRMLAAVGVQMPALVEAYRTGGGVSWDELGDDARHAQADANRPWYDRLPEVFAGVERLDRVLSRPSSRVADVGMGAGWSSIALASAYPDLRVDGFDVDAPSVGLARANAEAAGVSDRVRFHLAGGDSIERLGPFDAAFAFECLHDMPRPVEVLRAMRGAVRDDGPVVVMDEAVGDGFAVPGADLDALMYAFSLFVCLPDSMSHPGSVATGTVMRPDTLREYAREAGFDGLDVLPIEGFGFWRFYELTRAA, encoded by the coding sequence ATGTCTCTCACGATCGACCCGCGGCCGACCGCCCGGGCAGCCGGACCCACGGCCGACGAATTCGCCGAGCGGGCGCTCGGCGCGCTCGCCGGATGGGCCGAGTCGATGGCGATGCACCTCGGCGTGCGACTGGGCTGGTACGCCGAGCTGGCGGCGCACGGACCGAGCACCGCCGACGAGCTCGCGAACCGCACGCACACATCCGCGCGCTACGCCCGGGAGTGGCTCGAGCAGCAAGCCGTCACCGGCGTGCTCTCCGTCGCCGAGCCCGCGGAAGGCGCCGGCACGCGCGATGTCGGCGCCGCGGGTCGGCGCTTCGCGATCGCGCCGGGCGTCGCGGAAGCCCTCACCGACGAGCGGAGCCTCGCGTACATCGGGCCGCTGCCGCGCATGCTCGCCGCCGTCGGCGTGCAGATGCCCGCCCTCGTCGAGGCATACCGCACGGGCGGCGGCGTGAGCTGGGACGAGCTCGGCGACGACGCCCGCCACGCGCAGGCCGACGCCAACCGCCCGTGGTACGACCGGCTCCCCGAGGTGTTCGCCGGCGTCGAGCGCCTCGATCGAGTGCTCTCGCGCCCGAGCTCGAGGGTCGCGGACGTCGGAATGGGCGCGGGCTGGTCGTCGATCGCGCTCGCGAGCGCCTACCCCGACCTGCGGGTCGACGGGTTCGACGTCGACGCGCCGTCGGTCGGCCTCGCGCGGGCGAACGCCGAGGCCGCAGGGGTCTCGGATCGGGTGCGCTTCCACCTCGCAGGGGGCGACTCGATCGAGCGGCTCGGACCGTTCGACGCAGCGTTCGCCTTCGAGTGCCTGCACGACATGCCGAGGCCCGTCGAAGTGTTGCGCGCGATGCGCGGGGCCGTGCGCGACGACGGCCCCGTGGTCGTCATGGACGAGGCCGTCGGCGACGGCTTCGCCGTGCCCGGCGCCGACCTCGACGCGCTCATGTACGCGTTCAGCCTCTTCGTGTGCCTGCCCGATTCGATGTCGCACCCGGGGAGCGTCGCCACGGGAACCGTCATGCGACCCGACACCCTCCGCGAGTACGCGCGCGAGGCCGGGTTCGACGGACTCGACGTCCTGCCGATCGAGGGCTTCGGGTTCTGGCGGTTCTACGAGCTCACACGAGCCGCGTGA
- a CDS encoding winged helix-turn-helix domain-containing protein: protein MSLAIAPVRPAVARPVHPVAYTPQPVARPLAPAPLAQPTRPSQPAAQPAPQAAPAAPRVRAVPDGTEARGFVLYVGIDEAKAIADGTSLHRIVEALRTLTAEIAPSAETYAAVALAPEGAGGRDVDVVRLALQDPAALAKQRELQGVSDDSDRHPNGVVIDISRKRVLLDGEPAGLTYKEFELLQFLVLREGRTIDRHELIENLWGSADDEIPSERTIDVHVRRLRSKLAHYQDIVRTVRGSGYRFDRHADVSIRQASTPSPDVF from the coding sequence ATGTCGCTCGCAATCGCTCCCGTCCGTCCCGCCGTCGCCCGCCCGGTCCACCCGGTCGCCTACACGCCGCAGCCCGTGGCCCGCCCGCTCGCGCCGGCCCCGCTCGCCCAGCCCACCCGACCCTCGCAGCCCGCCGCCCAGCCTGCGCCGCAGGCCGCCCCCGCCGCACCGCGCGTGCGCGCCGTGCCCGACGGCACCGAGGCTCGCGGCTTCGTGCTCTACGTCGGCATCGACGAGGCCAAGGCCATCGCCGACGGCACGAGCCTCCACCGCATCGTCGAGGCGCTCCGCACGCTCACCGCCGAGATCGCCCCGTCGGCCGAGACCTACGCGGCCGTCGCCCTCGCCCCCGAGGGCGCCGGCGGTCGCGACGTCGACGTCGTGCGCCTCGCCCTCCAAGACCCCGCCGCGCTCGCCAAGCAGCGCGAACTGCAGGGCGTCTCCGACGATTCCGACCGTCACCCCAACGGCGTCGTCATCGACATCTCGCGCAAGCGCGTGCTCCTCGACGGCGAGCCGGCCGGTCTCACATACAAGGAGTTCGAGCTCCTGCAGTTCCTCGTACTTCGCGAGGGCCGCACGATCGACCGCCACGAGCTCATCGAGAACCTGTGGGGCTCGGCCGACGACGAGATCCCGAGCGAGCGCACGATCGACGTGCACGTTCGCCGCCTGCGCTCCAAGCTCGCCCACTACCAGGACATCGTGCGCACGGTGCGCGGCTCGGGCTACCGGTTCGACCGCCACGCCGACGTCTCGATCCGCCAGGCTTCGACGCCCTCGCCCGACGTCTTCTGA
- a CDS encoding DUF998 domain-containing protein, whose product MVDRPIGRRIADAVARGAVSNGGHVAVRRVHVLLISAAAGIVLARAADGGVGSGHAGVLDGFTAASVADLLPALVGAAITAAVLLVVSGSDAGLALLDRLGLAGIGEQARATANGVVWAGLVLLIVHFTLPAYAAIPGGAIAVGLGLATALGIVTAKLHRAAITHEGYRSFNLVAMLLAAGSVASMSLTPTGEWWTRNFSTLGTSDDLAAACFNVAVTVAGAAMALLGPALSEGLRARRFELRPGGLIVLRVLIAVIGVSLMGVGLVPIDHDADLHNLFACGAAAGFALATLAIRRFARRMPRALVVFSYAALVVEVAAMAGYDLLGLFNLTVFEIVAFTLVFAWLIALVATTGHHGASAERDRTRLLGVHVRWRRRVRRGASMRHAPGPGARAAVRHGPGRPGRARHGRRAPRVRVAESCRRTAGAGADEPPDVRMGGTCAGG is encoded by the coding sequence GTGGTCGACCGACCCATCGGACGGAGGATCGCGGACGCCGTCGCGCGTGGCGCCGTCTCGAACGGCGGTCACGTCGCGGTGCGTCGAGTCCACGTGCTGCTCATCTCGGCGGCGGCCGGGATCGTGCTCGCACGGGCGGCCGACGGCGGTGTCGGCTCGGGGCACGCCGGGGTGCTCGACGGCTTCACCGCCGCATCGGTCGCCGATCTCCTGCCCGCCTTGGTCGGCGCGGCGATCACGGCCGCGGTGCTCCTCGTCGTATCGGGATCGGACGCCGGACTCGCGCTCCTCGACCGGTTGGGCCTCGCGGGCATCGGTGAACAGGCGCGGGCGACGGCGAACGGCGTCGTGTGGGCCGGGCTGGTGCTCCTCATCGTGCACTTCACGCTGCCCGCCTACGCGGCGATCCCCGGCGGGGCGATCGCGGTCGGGCTCGGTCTCGCGACCGCACTCGGCATCGTCACCGCCAAGTTGCACCGGGCCGCGATCACGCACGAGGGGTACCGGTCGTTCAACCTCGTCGCGATGCTCCTCGCGGCGGGCAGCGTCGCGAGCATGAGCCTGACGCCGACGGGGGAGTGGTGGACGCGCAACTTCTCGACGCTCGGGACCTCCGACGATCTCGCGGCGGCGTGCTTCAACGTCGCCGTCACGGTGGCGGGCGCGGCGATGGCGCTCCTCGGGCCTGCGCTCAGTGAGGGTCTGCGCGCCCGTCGTTTCGAACTGCGGCCCGGCGGGCTCATCGTCCTCCGCGTGCTCATCGCGGTCATCGGGGTCTCGCTCATGGGCGTCGGGCTCGTGCCGATCGATCACGACGCCGACCTGCACAACCTGTTCGCGTGCGGTGCGGCCGCGGGCTTCGCCCTCGCGACCCTCGCGATCCGACGCTTCGCCCGCCGGATGCCTCGCGCCCTCGTCGTGTTCTCGTACGCGGCGCTCGTGGTCGAGGTCGCCGCGATGGCGGGCTACGACCTGCTCGGACTCTTCAACCTCACGGTCTTCGAGATCGTCGCGTTCACGCTCGTGTTCGCGTGGCTCATCGCGCTCGTCGCCACGACGGGCCACCACGGGGCATCCGCCGAACGCGATCGCACGCGACTGCTCGGGGTGCACGTCCGATGGCGTCGGCGGGTGCGTCGGGGCGCGTCGATGCGGCACGCTCCGGGGCCCGGAGCGCGCGCGGCCGTGCGACACGGACCCGGACGGCCGGGACGTGCTCGGCACGGACGCCGCGCTCCGCGTGTGCGCGTCGCGGAGTCGTGTCGTCGCACGGCCGGAGCGGGGGCCGATGAACCTCCGGATGTCAGGATGGGCGGGACCTGCGCGGGCGGGTGA
- a CDS encoding cation diffusion facilitator family transporter, giving the protein MSASGGSKAIVAAFLANLGIAITKFIAWFFSGSASMLAEAIHSVADSGNQLLLMLGGRRAQKAADKEHPFGYGRERYVYAFVVSIILFSVGGVFSIYEGVEKLTHPHALENAWLPILVLVIAIGLESFSLRTAVKESNHIRGRQSWIQFIRRAKAPELPVVLLEDIAALLGLVFALLGVGLTVITGNVVFDAIGTLMIGTLLVIVAIVLGIETKSLLVGEGASDDDNAAIEKAILDGDEAERVIHMKTLYLGPDELLVAAKLGFSADLKLAELSAATNVIEQRIRTAVPSARVIYLEPDVYVDPNQPAPPTDAIVIKGLE; this is encoded by the coding sequence ATGAGCGCATCAGGCGGCAGCAAGGCCATCGTCGCAGCATTCCTCGCGAACCTCGGGATCGCGATCACCAAGTTCATCGCGTGGTTCTTCTCGGGCTCGGCCTCGATGCTCGCCGAGGCGATCCACTCGGTCGCCGATTCGGGCAACCAGCTGCTGCTCATGCTCGGCGGACGACGAGCGCAGAAGGCTGCCGACAAGGAGCACCCCTTCGGCTACGGCCGCGAGCGGTACGTCTACGCGTTCGTCGTCTCGATCATCCTGTTCTCGGTCGGCGGCGTGTTCTCGATCTACGAGGGCGTCGAGAAGCTCACCCACCCGCACGCCCTCGAGAACGCGTGGCTGCCGATCCTCGTGCTCGTCATCGCGATCGGCCTCGAGTCGTTCTCGCTCCGCACCGCCGTCAAGGAGTCCAACCACATCCGCGGTCGCCAGAGCTGGATCCAGTTCATCCGCCGCGCGAAGGCGCCCGAGCTCCCCGTCGTCCTCCTCGAAGACATCGCGGCCCTCCTCGGCCTCGTGTTCGCGCTCCTCGGCGTCGGCCTCACGGTCATCACGGGCAACGTCGTCTTCGACGCGATCGGCACGCTCATGATCGGCACGCTCCTCGTGATCGTCGCGATCGTGCTCGGCATCGAGACGAAGAGCCTCCTCGTCGGCGAGGGCGCGAGCGACGACGACAACGCCGCGATCGAGAAGGCGATCCTCGACGGCGACGAGGCCGAGCGGGTCATCCACATGAAGACGCTCTACCTCGGCCCCGACGAACTGCTCGTCGCCGCGAAGCTCGGCTTCTCGGCCGACCTGAAGCTCGCCGAGCTCTCGGCAGCTACGAACGTCATCGAGCAGCGCATCCGCACGGCCGTGCCGTCGGCCCGTGTCATCTACCTCGAACCCGATGTGTACGTCGACCCGAACCAGCCGGCTCCGCCGACGGACGCGATCGTCATCAAGGGGCTCGAGTGA
- the tadA gene encoding tRNA adenosine(34) deaminase TadA: MAASAAEPRHREWMLLALEEAAKTVDSQDVPVGAVVVDESGRVIGRGHNERELRHDPTAHAEVLAIREAALARDDWQLPGCTLVVTLEPCVMCAGAILAARIPTVVFGAWDEKAGAAGSVYDALRDRRLNHRAEVFAGVEAEASGALLVDFFAARR; this comes from the coding sequence ATGGCAGCATCTGCGGCCGAGCCTCGCCACCGCGAGTGGATGCTCCTCGCCCTCGAAGAGGCCGCCAAGACCGTCGACTCGCAGGACGTGCCGGTCGGCGCCGTCGTCGTCGACGAGTCCGGCCGGGTGATCGGGCGCGGCCACAACGAGCGCGAGCTGCGGCACGACCCCACCGCTCACGCCGAGGTGCTCGCGATCCGCGAGGCCGCCCTCGCACGCGACGACTGGCAGCTGCCGGGCTGCACGCTCGTCGTCACGCTCGAGCCGTGCGTCATGTGCGCGGGCGCGATCCTCGCCGCCCGCATCCCCACGGTCGTGTTCGGAGCCTGGGACGAGAAGGCCGGCGCCGCGGGCAGCGTCTACGACGCGCTCCGCGACCGGCGGCTCAACCACCGGGCCGAGGTGTTCGCAGGCGTCGAGGCCGAGGCATCCGGAGCCTTGCTCGTCGACTTCTTCGCCGCTCGCCGCTGA
- a CDS encoding DAPG hydrolase family protein, translating to MIKLPLPEPLPLEVPLRTLDERRVSIAEFPYRRLRLTIDHEPLVGVTPEMLLWWFGHIGESMEYHGSVQPRYRVWHPLDHVHWGLVNPAPDGTVSEGARFRIIEAMGRDERFYIDSVDRVEKLDLTGIRLVLRIAGAMFFQLEHTWSRAEGATHYTSVMDVGSRSPLGLPINAYLRSRIFVPGMERAWLRHNIEEVGRFEHFLPDLYRSRRDADLAAEPNGIARA from the coding sequence GTGATCAAGCTCCCACTCCCCGAACCCCTCCCCCTCGAGGTGCCGCTGCGCACGCTCGACGAACGCCGCGTCTCGATCGCGGAGTTCCCGTACCGCCGGCTCAGACTGACGATCGACCACGAGCCCCTCGTGGGTGTGACCCCCGAGATGCTGCTCTGGTGGTTCGGGCACATCGGCGAGTCGATGGAGTACCACGGGTCGGTCCAGCCCCGATACCGCGTGTGGCACCCGCTCGACCACGTCCACTGGGGGCTCGTCAACCCCGCGCCCGACGGAACCGTGTCGGAAGGCGCGAGATTCCGCATCATCGAGGCGATGGGGCGAGACGAGCGGTTCTACATCGACAGCGTCGACCGCGTCGAGAAGCTCGACCTCACCGGCATCCGGCTCGTCCTGCGCATCGCGGGCGCGATGTTCTTCCAGCTCGAGCACACGTGGTCGCGGGCAGAAGGGGCGACGCACTACACGAGCGTCATGGACGTCGGCTCCCGCTCGCCGCTCGGCCTGCCGATCAACGCCTACCTGCGCTCGCGGATCTTCGTGCCGGGCATGGAACGGGCGTGGCTCCGGCACAACATCGAGGAGGTCGGCCGATTCGAGCACTTCCTCCCAGACCTCTACCGAAGCCGCCGCGACGCAGACCTCGCGGCCGAACCGAACGGAATCGCTCGCGCATGA